In Promicromonospora sp. Populi, one genomic interval encodes:
- a CDS encoding Gfo/Idh/MocA family oxidoreductase, whose product MTCRATAHVRGIVEAGSLGALYHATFINTLRRSRTGIDWLTESAWFRNPKISGGGVMMDWGPYDIAVLDEVFAPVRVTVNHAWTRSPVTGGPFREESLSVEQHVGASMTLELRDGTMVELTYERSAATHGEELSVVSVDGDLGSVTWSWLDWVPGGVRFTDADGDGSPRTVTRSFEEPPIGFHSRPLARTLEAIAEHAEPTAINATSLFTFSWLRAVVEAADAGSPVTVSRQDARTEAVR is encoded by the coding sequence GTGACGTGCCGGGCAACCGCCCATGTCCGTGGGATCGTCGAGGCCGGTTCGCTGGGCGCTCTGTATCACGCAACCTTCATCAACACCCTCCGCCGCTCGCGCACCGGCATCGACTGGCTCACCGAGTCGGCGTGGTTCCGCAACCCCAAGATCAGCGGCGGCGGCGTCATGATGGACTGGGGGCCCTACGACATCGCCGTGCTGGACGAGGTGTTCGCACCGGTGCGGGTGACGGTCAACCACGCGTGGACGCGCTCCCCGGTCACCGGCGGGCCGTTCCGCGAGGAGTCGCTGAGCGTCGAGCAGCACGTCGGCGCGAGCATGACGCTCGAGCTGCGTGACGGGACCATGGTGGAGCTCACCTACGAACGCTCGGCCGCGACCCACGGCGAAGAGCTGAGCGTGGTGTCGGTCGACGGCGACCTCGGCTCCGTCACCTGGTCCTGGCTCGACTGGGTGCCGGGCGGCGTCCGCTTCACCGACGCCGATGGCGACGGGTCTCCGCGCACCGTCACGCGGTCCTTCGAGGAACCGCCCATCGGCTTCCACTCCCGCCCGCTCGCGCGGACGCTCGAGGCGATCGCGGAGCACGCGGAGCCGACCGCCATCAACGCGACGTCGCTGTTCACGTTCTCCTGGCTCCGCGCGGTAGTCGAGGCCGCCGACGCCGGCTCGCCGGTCACGGTGAGCCGGCAGGACGCCCGGACGGAGGCAGTCCGTTGA